A DNA window from Zingiber officinale cultivar Zhangliang chromosome 3A, Zo_v1.1, whole genome shotgun sequence contains the following coding sequences:
- the LOC122052531 gene encoding protein DA1-related 1-like, with the protein MVWLNEIVEESMLIISAGQSHGGHSYEGFWDEPSSSLDIHREHEDEDYDHAIALSLAEEEQDKGKAIDNKAHLEEDEQLARALQESLNNESPPHQNGRHYQPFPNIFPPVYRRCAGCNKEVGNGRYLSAAGSIWHPECFRCHECNRPITDYEFSMHGNNPYHKACHRKLYHPKCDVCKIFIPQIRDGRIEYRAHPFWGQKYCPIHERDGTPRCCSCERMEPRDAKYVTLDDGRKLCLECLSFSIMDTSECQPLYLDIQEFYEGLNMKVEQQIPLLLVERQALNEAMEGEKNGTHHLPETRGLCLSEEQIVRTVLRRPTMGPGNRLIDLITGSYRLVRRCEVTAILILYGLPRLLTGSILAHEMMHAWLRLKGYRSLNPEVEEGICQVLGHMWLDSEIISGAGSSVASSSSSSSSTGSSKKGARTAVERKLGDFFKHLIESDLSSTYGDGFRAANRAVDRYGLRRTLDHMRLTGTFPH; encoded by the exons ATGGTTTGGTTAAATGAAATTGTTGAAGAATCAATGCTTATCATTTCAGCTGGTCAGTCCCATGGAGGGCACTCATACGAAGGTTTTTGGGATGAACCCTCTAGTTCATTG GATATTCACCGGGAACATGAAGACGAAGACTATGATCATGCCATCGCGCTTTCACTAGCGGAAGAAGAGCAGGACAAGGGCAAGGCTATTG ACAATAAAGCTCACCTAGAGGAGGATGAACAACTTGCAAGGGCTTTACAAGAAAGTTTGAATAATGAGTCTCCTCCCCATCAAAATGGGCGACATTATCAACCATTCCCAAATATCTTTCCTCCTGTCTACAG GAGGTGTGCGGGATGCAACAAGGAGGTTGGCAATGGTCGTTATCTGAGTGCTGCTGGTTCTATTTGGCATCCGGAGTGTTTTCGTTGTCACGAATGCAATAGACCAATAACAGACTATGAG TTCTCCATGCATGGGAATAATCCTTATCACAAGGCTTGCCACAGAAAACTCTATCATCCAAAGTGTGATGTATGCAAAATTTTT atTCCACAAATTAGAGATGGTCGTATTGAATACCGAGCTCATCCTTTTTGGGGGCAGAAGTATTGTCCAATACATGAGCGTGATGGCACTCCAAGGTGTTGTAGCTGTGAAAGAATGGAG CCAAGAGATGCAAAATATGTAACTTTAGATGATGGCCGTAAGCTTTGCCTCGAGTGTCTTAGTTTTTCAATAATGGACACAAGCGAGTGCCAACCTCTCTACCTGGATATACAAGAATTTTATGAAGGTTTAAACATGAAAGTGGAACAACAGATTCCATTGCTTCTAGTTGAGAGGCAAGCTCTGAATGAGGCTATGGAAGGTGAAAAGAAT GGCACACATCATCTCCCTGAAACTAGGGGTCTCTGCCTTTCTGAAGAGCAAATCGTTAGAACT GTTTTGAGGAGGCCAACAATGGGGCCGGGAAACAGACTCATAGATTTGATAACAGGGTCATATAGGCTGGTCCGACGGTGTGAAGTGACAGCAATCCTTATCCTATATGGTTTGCCCAG ATTGCTAACTGGCTCTATATTGGCTCATGAAATGATGCATGCATGGTTACGCCTGAAAG GGTATCGATCTCTCAACCCGGAAGTCGAAGAAGGCATCTGCCAGGTGCTCGGTCATATGTGGCTGGATTCTGAGATCATATCAGGAGCTGGCAGCAGCGTTGCCTccagttcttcatcttcatcatcaacCGGTTCCTCGAAAAAAGGTGCTCGAACTGCAGTAGAGAGAAAGCTCGGAGATTTCTTCAAGCATCTGATAGAATCAGATCTCTCTTCAACATACGGAGACGGCTTTAGAGCTGCTAACAGGGCTGTGGATCGGTATGGTCTTAGGCGGACTCTCGACCACATGCGATTAACAGGAACCTTCCCGCATTGA